The window ttgaatttaaatttaaatacaatttgagtagtttgcattgagggtAAGCTAAGTATggtgtcgaaaaataaactacttggcaattttaagacaatatatgcaatgttatataataacaatcaattaatttaacatttaatgattcaaaaaataatttttttgtatatatatatgtattaaaaatttaaaatctatagctagagatatcgataaacttaaaatggagtcatactgaaataaaaaaatttcggctaaagaatcatttaaatttttagatagccgattaaagtgaattttaaattaagaataatatcttcacttgcatcattataatgataataattattgaaatatatataaagttttagaaattaaaatttcaaaatagaaatattttttaaaagataatatcataccaaataagacttCAAGTCATACTAAAAGAGTCAcgtcgtaatcaaagaatcgtttatattgtgtcaacctttgtgctttgccataaatatgagttattatttcgctttgtgactatttttaggttccaataaCACCAATGAgaataatgcaaaaataaaattatcactacgagatttgagaaaatgttagtcttttttcatgtagtgtttcttaattaatatctaacgattatctataattatttagaaggtttaaattttaaggttatttacatataattcaaataactcagatatttaacatggctaatgtcaaatatcaaaatggagtcatattggaaaaaaaaaattcacttgctaaagaaatttttaaaattttagatagtcaactaaaatgagttttgaattaaggataatattttcactgacattattataaaaataattattattgaaaaataatgttttagaaactgaaattttaaaaaaagaaatatttttttaagagatatcaacacaccaaataagagttcaagtagtagtaaaagaggcAAGTCGTATCCAAAGAGTTATTCAGagtctcaacatttgattgttttgctataaatatgagttattattttgcttcatgactatttttaggatccaatgacaccggcgacaatggtatcaaaaaagaaaaatagaagaaatgattaatttttttcatgtagtattttttattaatatccagtgattatctatatttattaaaaaaaatttatattttaagattatttacatataattcaaataacttaaatattccGCGCATCCGCGTAAATATGAATACGAGACATTTACTAAAAATAGTCATTTTTGattttattgaataataattgaaCTCAATAATGACAATTTGGTCGACATAGGCCCATCTTCGTTGTATTATCCGTCTAGGATTAGCTGAATTGAAAAGAAACGTGAGACAAGGAACCAGACATTTTTAATAAAGGGCAATTACGTCAATGTAAGTGCAAGCTGTTTCAGATCCACATTACATTATTGTCTTTTTGTCGAATTTATCGGTTACAAGCGTCACGTCTCCTCAACTGTCACAGGAGCGCAAAAAGCAATTTCAGTGGCAGTCTCGTAATATACTCCCTAAACCAAGGTTATTTACGCCTGTCAAACTTCTAAATAAAGCAACGAAACTCCATTTTTGCCATCTAAAAAGTCTCTAATTTCCCAAAAAAAGGACTCGACACGAAAATAGCCAGACATTGAAGAACACAGTTTCAGAGAGAGCGTGTGATTTCACGTGTGTCGTTGACATTAATGGCGGAGGAAGAGAGGGCGCGTGAGAAAAGCGAGGAGAGCGTGAAGTTGTTCGTAGGTCAAGTGCCAAAGGACATAACCGAAGAAGAGCTCATGACGATGTTCAAAGAGTTCGCACTTATTGACGAAGTCAACATCATCAAAGACAAGGCTACACGCGCTTCTCGAGGTTCACGCTCTAGTCTTCACCTTTAATTTACATGTTTCTGGATCGCAATGTGCGATTCCAGTAGTATTTCTAACGTttgcatgtttgttttgtttgctcAAACAATAACTTTGCTGTTTTTTCAGGATGTTGTTTTGTGATTTGTCCTTCGAGAGAAGAAGCGGACAAGGCTGTAACTGCTTGTCACAATAAGAAGACGCTTCCTGGGGTCAGTCTTTTTGTATATTCTAATCAATGCGGACATACattatactttatttatttgatttagtAAACAAGATATGCGAAACATTGTGAATTTATAATGCGGTGGAATCTCTGTGCCGTTTGTTATCCATTACAGCAACAATAATAACTATGCCTCAATCCTAAACTCATTTATTATAGTTcattaatttccataattaatgAGCTGATTCTCATTTCCAAAATTAATCAGCTCAAATCCCATCTATCCGAGCCTTATTGGAGAGAGTTGCCCGGTATCTGTACTAGTGGGAGGTAGCTGGTACCCTGTGAAATTAGTCGAGGTGCATGCAACCTAGCACGGACACCACACTGAAATTTATTTGCTGGTGTTGGGGGATGGTCAAATCCCCAATACAGTCATAGTAAAGTTCCATGTTGATATTTTAACTAGTTGCTAAAGTTACTATATTGACTATCTTCAAGAGAAATGTTGTGGCATTGTTTCATGTTCTAACACCAGGAATACAGGGACAATCTGTTTTCAGCGTGACTGTATAGTAAGAAGTGAATTGGCTACTAAAAGTTGTAAGTTTAGGAGTATAAGTCGAAATTCTGTCCGTGATTGGATGTTCTTTTAACGAACTGTACCATCTTGATGTAATAATGGAGACTGTTGAATGGTCTTTACCAAGACTTGAATTCTGGATTCAAGCTGCACGTCCCGTCCTCTAATGTTTACGAAACGTAGTAAATTGAAAAGAACAGCAGTGTTCCATTGAAATCTTAACTGAATAGACAACTTGGTATGTCTGTATAGACTACAGTAGAGTGTGCAATGAGGGGAAAGGTTCTCTAGGAGAGCCTATGGATGATGGGGGAGCAGAATTAGCAGTAGTAATAGTATCTAGGTTCCCTATTCTTTTACAAGATATGTACATTATAAGCAGATCCTGGTCCGTGATCAGGGGCGGAATTAGGGGGGCGGAAGGGTGTTCACCCGAACCCCCTTcgcgaaaaattacactgtatatgtaaggcaaaatctgttttttacctctatatatttatgttttgaatccccttgacacagcccaaaagcatagcttagtggtcaagggggttcaaaaccttTGAAAGGTCATTGGTTCTATTCCCACTAGCTGTAACCTttctaacttttttctttttttgaacacCCTTGGCGGTaatcctgcctccgccactgtCCGTGATACGCCAAAGACTTACTGAGAGTGTGTTGTAGCTACAAGATTGTCTAGGAAAGTGAAGAAGCTGTTTAAAAGAGAATAGAAGCTTGTGAGAAAgttggaaaagaagaagaatgcaCTATATTATGGATAATAGCTTCCCAtgctttgtgtgtgtgtgtgggaggggggggggggggcacatATGctagggaaaaaagaaaagaaatctgAGTCGCGCGACGTTGCAAACGAAGAGTGATCAATATCAGGTTTCATGCTTTTCACACTCTGTGCTATTCTCTCGTGTTTAGAAGAAAAGGAATAAGTATGATGAAGGTCCTTTCACTTACCTATTTGTCAAAAGAAGTATGATGAAGGTCATTTCCAGGGTAATCATAGTTGATAAATCTATAAATATGGTTCCACACTGGTAATAAGCTGTATTTTACGCTTTAATTTTGCACATTTATCtccagaaaaaaaaagagatggaTGCAAGGGTACATCTAACCTAAGTACTAAGCTTATTAAGTTTATTTGTGATCTGCTGTTTTTATATTGGCATGACATGTTTGTCTTATGATAATAAAGACGTCCTGTTCTCTGTGTCCTATTCAGGCTTCTAGTCCGTTGCAAGTGAAGTATGCTGATGGCGAGTTGGAAAGACTAGGTGTACTATAATTTCAATTCTGGTCTTATGATATTTGATCTTTCATGGTTATATTTGATTCAAATGATTCCAGTTTGTTTACTTTTCCTTGTTTTCCCTCTTTTTACCTTGTACTCTGTTGTTGCAATACTTATCCGTAAAAAGAGGGTCCTTGCTATATACTATCATTGTTTTGTTTATGTGATGCTGTATATAGTTGGTAACTTTTTCtctcattctctttctttttcttctttctcttaaCCTGAAATTCAGAGCACAAGCTTTTTGTGGGTATGCTGCCAAAGAATGTTTCTGACCCCGAAGTCTCCTCCTTATTCTCTCAATATGGGACCATTACAGATTTGCAAATTCTCAGAGGTTCTCAGCAAACTAGTAGAGGTACAGCTGACATTGTCTAATAATCTTTCACTTAAACTTTCTGTAAGGGAAAAATTAATTCATCACCAGAAAATGTCTTGTTTATGGTAGGATATGCTTTTCTGAAGTATGAGAAAAAAGAACAAGCAACTGCAGCAATAGAGGCCCTTAATGGAAAGCATACCATGGAGGTTTGTTTCTATCTGCGTATTAGGTCACTAAAGTGAACCTTGGAATTTGAGCTTTCTGGGTTTTTTAAATTTGCACTTTGCATGTAACTTCTCTTTAATAGTTGAACTGGTTATTATCCTTTCTCTGGAGCTGTAGTACTGGTCAAATATTCAGAATAATTTTTTTGGTAAGTTCAAATATTGAGTTACTTCTCCCTTGCAGTAGTTATGTAATCACTCCTTGCAGGATTACTCAATTCTCTTCATCATGGGTGCACGGTGCACCAATTCTGGCTGTAAGTTGGGGTCAATTAGTGAAGGTGGCATCTCGTCTGTTTATTTGAATGGCTTATATGATATGTTGTCTCTTTGTAGCAGGGCCAACAGAATGACCTGAATGCTACCACTTTCTGTTCAGAGGACCAGGAGACATTATCTGCTGATTTATTTTCTGTGCCATTTCTACATGGCACTTCATTCAGGCATTCTAGACATTTTTGTCGTCTGCCTTTTGAAGCCTTTGACTGAATCGACGTGATTCTAGTTTACTGGAAAATTTTACCGAGCAATTTGATTAATCACTGGAGATACTATTGTGTAATTCTTCAGCTTAAGTAGTAACCTGTAAAAAGCAAAATAAACATTTGTATTATGAGATATGTATTTGATCCCTTCGGAGCTCATATGTTCTAGTCTTCTAGAGGAACTTACGAATCCTCAGCAGTTGATTGAGAGGTGGATGTCCACTTATATTTAcctaattagttttgaaattaaaaCCTAACATGGGGCAAATTAGTGCCCAGGCTGATGGAAGTGTTAATGTTTTAAAAACATTCAATTAAATATTTGTACTGTGCAAGTCTAACCCTGTGTGGAGTTTTTATCATTAAGATACTTGAGTAAGTGCTGGTTATTGCTATCTTATTTGCTTTCTCTGTACATTGTCATTTTCCAGAAATTTGATTCTGGCTTATTACTTTGCTTTCTCTATAAGAGTTTAGTGATGATCTGAATTTAGGCATCTCTTTTCCTAGTAATCTAAAGTTCGAGAGTTTAGTTTTTCTGCGAAAACGGGACCCTTGAGCTGTGCAagtttatttacattttttttacAATGAAGATTTAAGCACATTGACTAAATccttatgaatttttttattatacTGTCCATCCAGGGTTCAACTGTTCCTTTGGTAGTCAAGTGGGCAGATACAGAAAGGGAAAGGCAAGCTAGGAGGGCTCAGAAAGCTTTATCTCAGGCATCTAATGCTTCCAACTCTGGACAGCATCCATCTTTGTATGGAGCTCTATCCATGGGTTATATGCCACCGTATAATGGTTATGGTTATCAGGTTGGTTGAATTGTATTCAGCAGTAAATTTGGCTGTCAAGTCAAAAGCCTTGGTTACCTTGCTCTATATGTGATATTGGATTGGCATGCTCCTCTCATGGTTCTTTCTTTTTTAATACATTTCTTTCTCATTCTGGCTTCAGTAATCAATTTAAAGAGTAGTTCAAGTTAACAAGCTATTTTGCAGGCTCATGGGACATATGGGCTCATGCAGTACCGTCTACGGGGAGTTGCACCTGGTCTAACACCTGGATTTGCCCCAAGAAATTATGCCACGTCACCTGGAAGTTACCTGGCATCT is drawn from Nicotiana tabacum cultivar K326 chromosome 22, ASM71507v2, whole genome shotgun sequence and contains these coding sequences:
- the LOC107791082 gene encoding RNA-binding protein BRN1-like, coding for MAEEERAREKSEESVKLFVGQVPKDITEEELMTMFKEFALIDEVNIIKDKATRASRGCCFVICPSREEADKAVTACHNKKTLPGASSPLQVKYADGELERLEHKLFVGMLPKNVSDPEVSSLFSQYGTITDLQILRGSQQTSRGYAFLKYEKKEQATAAIEALNGKHTMEGSTVPLVVKWADTERERQARRAQKALSQASNASNSGQHPSLYGALSMGYMPPYNGYGYQAHGTYGLMQYRLRGVAPGLTPGFAPRNYATSPGSYLASAYRPVQGLLYPMHYPGGVTGSLPPYTANRHSAASSSVSSNTGGQVEGPPGANLFIYHIPQEFGDEELANAFQPFGVVLSAKVFVDKATGVSKCFGFVSYDSPDAAQTAIKMRNGFQLDGKKLKVQLKRDNKQNKFIDIKGGVWKEADSLHQ